From the genome of Ziziphus jujuba cultivar Dongzao chromosome 6, ASM3175591v1, one region includes:
- the LOC107430357 gene encoding disease resistance protein Roq1 → METEKSLTCSSSSSSRKYDVFLSLRGEDIGKSFADHLYKALSDKGIYTLGDNNKLKTGNDVSPELLKAIEESRFAIIVFSEGYAASTRCLIELAKIFECKKKNLGFIVLPVFYHVEPTHVRKQTGEFGKAFAMHEAVSQDDIEKVNKWRKALKEIASVSGWHIKERHETEDIGEIVKVVLKDLNMTFSVSNNDLVGMTSRIEKIYSLLKLSQLEDVHTVGICGMKGIGKTTIAEEVFKMIYRKFEAFAFIANIREEFEKNDIVHLQKRLYKFLLDEEPNIQNAVMGRDELRKRLCSRRVLIILDDVDDLEQIEHLVGSAEEQHDWLHLGSRVIVTTTDKDLLKTYGENNIYEVDKLDDEEALQLFSRKAFKQDHPFDNFVNLSKDVVEYANGNPRALKVLSSFLVGRNMDEWSDMIDKLKKNPDKDILRIFK, encoded by the exons ATGGAGACAGAAAAATCTTTAACGtgttcatcttcatcttcgtcACGAAAGTATGATGTTTTCCTCAGCCTCAGAGGTGAGGACATTGGCAAAAGTTTCGCAGACCATCTATACAAGGCTCTGAGTGACAAAGGAATTTATACCCTTGGAGACAATAACAAGCTTAAAACAGGAAATGATGTCTCACCGGAACTTCTGAAAGCGATTGAAGAATCAAGATTTGCAATAATAGTTTTTTCCGAGGGCTATGCAGCTTCAACTAGGTGTTTGATTGAACTAGCCAAGATCTTtgaatgcaagaaaaaaaacttGGGTTTTATTGTTCTTCCGGTTTTCTACCATGTCGAACCAACCCATGTAAGAAAACAAACAGGGGAGTTTGGAAAGGCATTTGCTATGCATGAAGCAGTTTCGCAAGATGATATAGAGAAGGTGAACAAATGGAGgaaggctttgaaagaaatagcCAGTGTATCCGGATGGCACATCAAAGAAAG GCATGAGACAGAAGATATTGGTGAAATTGTTAAAGTGGTTCTAAAAGACTTGAATATGACATTCTCTGTCAGTAACAATGATCTTGTTGGAATGACTTCTCGCATAGAGAAAATTTATTCACTATTGAAACTTAGCCAATTAGAGGATGTTCACACTGTTGGAATATGTGGTATGAAAGGGATTGGTAAAACCACTATTGCTGAAGAagttttcaaaatgatttataGGAAATTTGAAGCTTTTGCTTTCATAGCTAACATAAGAGAGGagtttgaaaaaaatgatatagtCCATTTACAAAAGCGTCTCTACAAGTTCTTATTGGATGAAGAACCGAACATACAAAATGCTGTAATGGGAAGAGATGAGTTAAGGAAAAGATTATGTTCTAGGAGGGTGCTTATCATTTTAGATGATGTTGATGATTTAGAACAAATCGAGCATTTGGTCGGAAGTGCTGAAGAACAACATGATTGGTTACATCTGGGGAGTAGGGTCATTGTGACAACTACAGATAAGGACTTACTGAAAACATATGGAGAGAACAACATATACGAGGTTGATAAACTAGATGATGAAGAAGCTCTTCAGCTATTTTCTCGGAAAGCCTTCAAGCAAGACCAcccttttgataattttgtaaatCTGTCCAAGGACGTTGTAGAATATGCTAATGGCAATCCTAGAGCTCTTAAAGTTTTGAGTTCCTTCTTAGTAGGGAGAAATATGGATGAATGGTCAGACATGATAGATAAACTGAAGAAAAATCCTGACAAAGACATTCTTCGTATATTCAAGTAA